The proteins below come from a single Cystobacter ferrugineus genomic window:
- the nuoL gene encoding NADH-quinone oxidoreductase subunit L, translating to MDALKSFFMTAPVEPAVFAQSLWLIIALPLLGAFVCGVFGKKLGRANVNFIACAMVAGSFALSVLAFWCVNHAPSGGTPVAMENAFSSSAIRYALGYDYGIWFAAGDFRVNLGLMVDHLSGIMLLVITGVGFLIHVYSTSYMEHDESPWRYFAYLNLFIAAMLTLVLADNLVLLFVGWEGVGLASYLLIGFWYTDAAKAWAGRKAFIANRIGDFAFLIGSFLIVLLVGAFNDQASTSNYAPVGINPEAAQVRFREGLEMKGPLTFQGLEVMANAVPASSDKAPNALTLQTPIQAGPLAGRTFGGVLTAALLLFLLGAAGKSAQFPLYVWLPDAMAGPTPVSALIHAATMVTAGVYLFCRMSYLLVLSPTAMLVVASIGAFTALIAALIAFAQDDIKKVLAYSTVSQLGLMFMGVGTGIFWAAVLHLVTHAFFKACLFLGAGSVMHGNGDETDIKKLGGLRHEMTWTWVTFLIATLAITGIAPFSGFFSKDALLHGVHHNHLHGFESASTLLYAVGLVIAACTAFYMTRLYVLTFEGQRSPEAKTEHAHESSGYMTVPLVILAILSVVALVYALPLMPSRNGLQPVMENFLGPVFASAERIASRGALATLDHSVPTMADYLIAWVVALVGGGAAAFAYLKYYPSRGEQPAPAFARAVRRFTQNKFYVDEVYTFLIIRPVKNLGVLLFKLVDTMLIDTVLVRGTAWVTARVGGALRYAQTGDAQAYAAVMALALLGGAVYAIIQVLQ from the coding sequence ATGGATGCCCTCAAGTCATTCTTCATGACCGCGCCGGTGGAGCCCGCCGTCTTCGCGCAGTCGTTGTGGCTCATCATCGCGTTGCCGCTGCTGGGCGCGTTCGTGTGCGGCGTGTTCGGCAAGAAGCTGGGCCGCGCCAACGTGAACTTCATCGCGTGCGCGATGGTGGCCGGCTCCTTCGCGCTGTCCGTGCTGGCCTTCTGGTGCGTCAACCACGCGCCGTCGGGCGGCACGCCAGTTGCCATGGAGAACGCCTTCTCCTCCAGCGCCATCCGCTACGCGCTCGGGTACGACTACGGCATCTGGTTCGCCGCCGGTGACTTCCGGGTGAACCTCGGCCTGATGGTGGACCACCTGTCGGGCATCATGCTGCTGGTCATCACCGGCGTGGGCTTCCTCATCCACGTGTACTCCACCAGCTACATGGAGCACGACGAGAGCCCCTGGCGCTACTTCGCCTACCTCAACCTCTTCATCGCGGCGATGCTCACGCTGGTGCTCGCCGACAACCTCGTCCTGCTCTTCGTGGGGTGGGAGGGCGTGGGCCTCGCCAGCTACCTGCTCATCGGCTTCTGGTACACCGACGCGGCCAAGGCGTGGGCGGGCCGCAAGGCGTTCATCGCCAACCGCATCGGCGACTTCGCCTTCCTCATCGGCTCCTTCCTCATCGTGTTGCTGGTGGGGGCGTTCAACGACCAGGCGAGCACGAGCAACTACGCCCCGGTGGGCATCAACCCCGAGGCCGCCCAGGTGCGCTTCCGCGAGGGCCTGGAGATGAAGGGCCCGCTGACCTTCCAGGGGCTGGAGGTGATGGCCAACGCGGTGCCCGCCTCGAGCGACAAGGCGCCCAACGCGCTCACCCTGCAGACGCCCATCCAGGCGGGTCCGCTGGCGGGCCGCACCTTCGGCGGCGTGCTGACGGCGGCGCTGCTCTTGTTCCTCCTGGGCGCGGCGGGCAAGAGCGCCCAGTTCCCGCTGTACGTGTGGCTGCCGGACGCCATGGCCGGCCCCACCCCCGTCTCCGCCCTCATCCACGCGGCGACGATGGTGACCGCGGGCGTCTACCTGTTCTGCCGCATGAGCTACCTGCTGGTGCTCAGCCCCACGGCCATGCTGGTGGTGGCCAGCATCGGCGCCTTCACCGCCCTCATCGCGGCGCTCATCGCGTTCGCGCAGGACGACATCAAGAAGGTGCTCGCCTACTCCACGGTGTCGCAGCTCGGCCTGATGTTCATGGGCGTGGGCACGGGCATCTTCTGGGCGGCGGTGCTGCACCTGGTCACCCACGCCTTCTTCAAGGCGTGCCTCTTCCTGGGCGCCGGCAGCGTGATGCACGGCAACGGCGACGAGACGGACATCAAGAAGCTGGGTGGGCTGCGCCACGAGATGACGTGGACGTGGGTCACCTTCCTCATCGCCACGCTGGCCATCACCGGCATCGCCCCCTTCTCCGGCTTCTTCTCCAAGGACGCCCTGCTGCACGGCGTGCACCACAACCACCTGCACGGCTTCGAGTCGGCCTCCACGCTGCTCTACGCGGTGGGGCTCGTCATCGCGGCGTGCACGGCCTTCTACATGACCCGCCTGTACGTGCTCACCTTCGAGGGCCAGCGCTCGCCCGAGGCGAAGACCGAGCACGCCCACGAGAGCTCCGGGTACATGACGGTGCCCCTGGTCATCCTGGCCATCCTGAGCGTGGTGGCGCTCGTGTACGCGCTGCCCCTCATGCCCAGCCGCAACGGCCTGCAGCCGGTGATGGAGAACTTCCTCGGCCCGGTGTTCGCCAGCGCCGAGCGCATCGCCTCGCGGGGCGCGCTGGCGACGCTGGACCACAGCGTGCCCACGATGGCCGACTACCTCATCGCCTGGGTCGTGGCGCTGGTGGGCGGCGGAGCGGCGGCGTTCGCGTACCTGAAGTACTACCCGAGCCGCGGGGAGCAGCCGGCGCCGGCGTTCGCCCGCGCGGTGCGCCGCTTCACGCAGAACAAGTTCTATGTGGATGAGGTCTACACCTTCCTGATCATCCGGCCGGTGAAGAACCTCGGTGTCCTGCTGTTCAAGCTGGTGGACACCATGCTCATCGACACAGTGTTGGTGCGCGGCACGGCGTGGGTCACGGCCCGCGTGGGCGGCGCGCTGCGCTACGCGCAGACGGGAGATGCCCAGGCCTATGCCGCGGTGATGGCCCTGGCCCTGCTCGGCGGCGCGGTTTACGCGATCATCCAGGTGCTGCAGTGA
- a CDS encoding complex I subunit 4 family protein, with translation MSLFDTHLLNLVVYLPLLFAALLCLLPAGERGQVRAITLIGMLLDLALGVWAYLRFEPAGPEFQLEHRVRWLEQLGVSYHVGVDGLSISLVLLTVFMGPLVVLASRTAITERVKEFHIALLLLQVAMMGALVSLDVLLFYVFWEAMLIPMYLLVGVWGGEDRQAAAVKFFLYTLAGSLLMLVAIVALYFISGTAGTRSFDYAALYNSLVEANRQLATCGEDCGRLTGVAGALLRWGPWMFAAFALAFAIKVPMWPLHTWLPDAYVQAPTGGTVLLSAVMAKIGVYGFWRYAIPFFPAAMHQVRPVLAALAVVGIVYGALMCLAQRDIKKLIAYSSVSHLGYCMLGLVALTSEGASGSAYQMLNHGVATGALFLLFGLLHERRQTRLMSDYGGIAKVVPVYTTAFLIMTFSSVAVPGTNSFVGEFLVLLGTFKSNLGVGFGVLATLGVILGAAYMLWMVQKVFFGPLTHRDNQNLTDLNARELVTVLPFVVLVVVMGLKPQPFLDRINPATERFVSRANLGAPGSQVQPADVRINVMGLPPSGEAAAPHAQPAGPLADRR, from the coding sequence GTGAGCCTCTTCGACACCCATCTGCTCAATCTCGTCGTCTACCTGCCGCTGCTCTTCGCGGCGCTCCTGTGCCTGCTGCCCGCGGGCGAGCGCGGACAGGTGCGCGCGATCACGCTCATCGGCATGCTGTTGGACCTGGCGCTCGGCGTCTGGGCCTACCTGCGCTTCGAGCCCGCCGGTCCCGAGTTCCAGCTCGAGCACCGCGTGCGGTGGCTGGAGCAACTGGGCGTGAGCTACCACGTCGGCGTGGACGGCCTGTCCATCAGCCTCGTGCTGCTCACCGTGTTCATGGGGCCGCTGGTGGTGCTGGCCTCGCGCACCGCCATCACCGAGCGCGTGAAGGAGTTCCACATCGCCCTGCTGCTCCTGCAGGTGGCGATGATGGGCGCGCTGGTGTCGCTGGACGTGCTGCTCTTCTACGTCTTCTGGGAGGCCATGCTCATCCCCATGTACCTGCTGGTGGGCGTGTGGGGAGGCGAGGATCGTCAGGCGGCGGCGGTGAAGTTCTTCCTCTACACGCTGGCGGGCTCGCTGCTGATGCTGGTGGCCATCGTCGCCCTGTACTTCATCAGCGGCACGGCCGGCACCCGCTCCTTCGACTACGCCGCGCTCTACAACAGCCTGGTGGAGGCCAACCGGCAGCTCGCCACGTGCGGCGAGGACTGTGGGCGGCTCACCGGCGTGGCGGGCGCGCTGTTGCGCTGGGGCCCCTGGATGTTCGCGGCCTTCGCGCTGGCGTTCGCCATCAAGGTGCCCATGTGGCCGCTGCACACCTGGCTGCCGGATGCCTACGTGCAGGCGCCCACCGGGGGCACCGTCCTCCTGTCCGCGGTCATGGCGAAGATCGGCGTCTATGGCTTCTGGCGCTACGCCATCCCCTTCTTCCCCGCGGCGATGCACCAGGTGCGGCCCGTGCTGGCGGCGCTCGCGGTGGTGGGCATCGTCTACGGCGCGCTCATGTGCCTCGCGCAGCGCGACATCAAGAAGCTCATCGCCTACTCGTCGGTGAGCCACCTGGGCTACTGCATGCTGGGCCTCGTGGCGCTCACCAGCGAGGGCGCCAGTGGAAGCGCCTACCAGATGCTCAACCACGGTGTGGCCACCGGCGCGCTCTTCCTCCTGTTCGGCCTGCTCCACGAGCGGCGGCAGACGCGCCTGATGTCCGACTACGGCGGCATCGCCAAGGTGGTGCCGGTCTACACGACGGCCTTCCTCATCATGACCTTCTCGTCCGTGGCGGTGCCGGGCACCAACAGCTTCGTGGGCGAGTTCCTCGTGCTGCTGGGGACCTTCAAGAGCAACCTGGGCGTGGGCTTCGGCGTCCTCGCCACGCTGGGCGTCATCCTGGGCGCGGCGTACATGCTGTGGATGGTGCAGAAGGTCTTCTTCGGGCCGCTCACCCACCGTGACAACCAGAACCTGACGGACCTCAACGCGCGCGAGCTCGTCACGGTGCTGCCCTTCGTGGTGCTCGTGGTCGTCATGGGCCTCAAGCCCCAGCCCTTCCTGGATCGCATCAACCCCGCCACCGAGCGCTTCGTCAGCCGCGCCAACCTGGGCGCGCCCGGCAGCCAGGTCCAGCCCGCCGACGTGCGCATCAACGTGATGGGCCTGCCCCCCTCCGGCGAGGCCGCCGCCCCTCATGCCCAGCCGGCGGGTCCGCTCGCCGACCGGCGTTAG
- a CDS encoding NADH-quinone oxidoreductase subunit N, protein MNLPTLTSADFLPLIPAFILVLGACILLLSEVFLSASSTRGYQAVLASITAVIAGGVSLQLLFEPAREVFLGFGALDPFSSFLTFIVCVSLALATLTSAGFLRRRGAERGEFYALMLFAGAGMSLLGLSNELITVFVNIEVLSISTYALTSFLRRGTRPSEAGFKYFILGAFSSAVLLYGAALLYGATGTTLLSNMAQPLRNAMETHAALVYAGAVLVAAGFAFKVAAVPFHMWTPDVYEGAPTPVTALMSAGVKAAAFVALVRVFVTVGSGIDSKLPFALFSTLALLTMVGGNLLAIPQRNIKRMLAYSSIAHAGYLLLGVAALFVVQPGQQFQLLGPTSLTGASVEAAARVDALRSILFYLLAYAVTAIGAFAIVSLLERREDEERGTAWDLERLSGLAQRRPGWAFAMAAFMLSLAGIPPTVGFLGKLLLFRAAVDSGLVGLTIIAVLSSAAGAYYYLRVVVYMYMRPVPEGAHPLERAWMTELALVISTAAVVLLGILPGPLTEWIAQAGSLLNR, encoded by the coding sequence ATGAACCTGCCCACCCTCACCTCGGCAGACTTCCTCCCCCTGATTCCCGCGTTCATCCTGGTGCTGGGCGCGTGCATCCTGCTGCTCTCGGAGGTGTTCCTCTCCGCGAGCTCCACCCGCGGCTACCAGGCGGTGCTGGCCAGCATCACGGCCGTCATCGCCGGCGGCGTGTCGTTGCAGCTCTTGTTCGAGCCCGCGCGCGAGGTGTTCCTCGGCTTCGGCGCGTTGGATCCCTTCTCCAGCTTCCTGACCTTCATCGTCTGTGTGTCGCTGGCGCTGGCCACGCTCACCTCGGCGGGCTTCCTGCGCCGCCGGGGCGCCGAGCGCGGTGAGTTCTACGCGCTCATGCTCTTCGCGGGCGCGGGCATGAGCCTGTTGGGCCTGTCCAACGAACTCATCACCGTCTTCGTCAACATCGAGGTGCTGTCCATCTCCACGTACGCGCTCACGAGCTTCCTGCGCCGTGGCACGCGGCCGAGCGAGGCGGGCTTCAAGTACTTCATCCTCGGCGCCTTCTCCTCGGCGGTGCTGCTCTACGGCGCGGCGCTCTTGTACGGCGCCACGGGCACCACGCTGCTGTCGAACATGGCGCAGCCGCTGCGCAACGCGATGGAGACCCACGCGGCGCTCGTCTACGCGGGCGCGGTGCTGGTGGCCGCGGGCTTCGCCTTCAAGGTGGCCGCGGTGCCCTTCCACATGTGGACGCCGGACGTCTACGAGGGCGCGCCCACTCCCGTCACCGCGCTCATGAGCGCGGGCGTGAAGGCCGCCGCCTTCGTGGCGCTCGTGCGCGTGTTCGTCACCGTGGGCAGCGGCATCGACAGCAAGCTGCCCTTCGCCCTGTTCTCCACCCTGGCGTTGCTCACCATGGTGGGCGGCAACCTGCTCGCCATCCCGCAGCGCAACATCAAGCGCATGCTGGCCTACTCCTCCATCGCCCATGCCGGCTATCTGCTGCTGGGCGTGGCCGCCCTCTTCGTCGTGCAGCCCGGCCAGCAGTTCCAGTTGCTCGGGCCCACGTCGCTCACCGGCGCCAGTGTCGAGGCCGCGGCACGCGTCGATGCCCTGCGCAGCATCCTCTTCTACCTGCTCGCCTACGCCGTCACCGCGATCGGCGCCTTCGCCATCGTCTCCCTGCTGGAGCGCCGCGAGGACGAGGAGCGGGGCACCGCGTGGGACCTGGAGCGCCTCAGCGGACTGGCCCAGCGCCGGCCGGGTTGGGCCTTCGCGATGGCCGCCTTCATGCTGTCGCTCGCCGGCATTCCGCCCACCGTCGGCTTCCTCGGCAAGCTCCTGCTCTTCCGCGCCGCGGTGGACTCGGGCCTCGTCGGGCTCACCATCATCGCGGTGCTCTCCAGCGCCGCCGGCGCCTATTACTACCTGCGCGTGGTCGTCTACATGTACATGCGCCCGGTTCCCGAAGGCGCCCACCCGCTGGAGCGGGCATGGATGACGGAGCTGGCGCTCGTCATCTCCACCGCCGCCGTGGTGCTGCTGGGCATCCTTCCCGGGCCCCTCACCGAGTGGATCGCCCAGGCTGGCAGCCTGCTCAACCGCTGA
- a CDS encoding sigma-54-dependent transcriptional regulator — MDDQRNMRATTALLLRSEGYFVLEAATGEEALQILSSGRVELMLTDLKMEPMDGLTLLKKALEVSPRLQVIMMTAFGSIESAVEAMRQGAFDYVTKPFKEGELRYRVERAQERARLQATVDMLAGEFNERHGLSALVGRSPAMLELTSRLVRVAQSDATVLVQGESGTGKELVARAVHAHSRRKALPFVPVNCAAISETLLESELFGHAKGAFTGAVRARRGLVEEADGGTLFIDEVTETTPAFQSKLLRTLQDGEVRRVGESTAVKVDVRIVAATNRDIELEVQEKRFRQDLYYRLNVVTLRVPPLRERLEDVPALAEHFLKRANARSPNPKRLSAAAVEHLMGHNFPGNVRELENLVEQAAALSEGEELLPEDFPLRPHTRVGGAPDAPPAPLTTDVSSRVPTLAEAVEEAERRAIAQALERYAMDLGRVAEELAISSTTLWRKMKRLNLRPPGGEHRE, encoded by the coding sequence GTGGATGACCAGCGCAACATGCGCGCCACCACCGCGCTGCTCCTGCGCTCCGAGGGCTACTTCGTGCTCGAGGCCGCCACGGGCGAGGAGGCACTGCAGATCCTGTCGAGCGGCCGCGTGGAGCTGATGCTGACCGACCTCAAGATGGAGCCCATGGATGGGCTCACCCTGCTCAAGAAGGCGCTGGAGGTGTCGCCTCGCCTGCAGGTCATCATGATGACGGCGTTCGGCTCCATCGAGAGCGCCGTGGAGGCCATGCGCCAGGGGGCGTTCGACTACGTCACCAAGCCCTTCAAGGAAGGGGAGCTGCGCTACCGGGTGGAGCGGGCGCAGGAGCGGGCGCGGCTGCAGGCCACGGTGGACATGCTGGCCGGCGAGTTCAACGAGCGTCACGGCTTGAGCGCGCTGGTGGGCCGCAGTCCGGCGATGCTCGAGCTGACGTCGCGGCTGGTGCGCGTGGCGCAGAGTGACGCCACGGTGCTGGTGCAGGGCGAGAGCGGTACGGGCAAGGAGCTCGTCGCGCGCGCGGTGCACGCGCACAGCCGGCGCAAGGCCCTGCCCTTCGTGCCCGTCAACTGCGCCGCCATCTCCGAGACGCTGCTCGAGAGCGAGCTGTTCGGCCACGCCAAGGGGGCCTTCACGGGGGCGGTGCGGGCCCGCCGGGGCCTGGTGGAGGAGGCGGACGGGGGCACGCTCTTCATCGACGAGGTGACGGAGACGACGCCCGCCTTCCAGTCCAAGCTGCTGCGCACGCTGCAGGATGGCGAGGTGCGGCGCGTGGGCGAGTCCACCGCGGTGAAGGTGGACGTGCGCATCGTCGCCGCCACCAACCGGGACATCGAGCTGGAGGTGCAGGAGAAGCGCTTCCGGCAGGATCTCTACTACCGGCTCAACGTGGTGACCCTGCGGGTGCCTCCGCTGCGCGAGCGCCTGGAGGACGTGCCCGCGCTGGCCGAGCACTTCCTCAAGCGCGCCAATGCGCGCAGCCCCAACCCCAAGCGCCTGTCGGCGGCGGCGGTGGAGCACCTGATGGGCCACAACTTCCCGGGCAACGTCCGGGAGTTGGAGAACCTGGTGGAGCAGGCGGCGGCGCTGTCCGAAGGCGAGGAGCTGCTTCCGGAGGACTTTCCCCTGCGTCCCCACACCCGGGTGGGAGGGGCTCCGGATGCACCGCCCGCGCCGCTCACCACGGACGTCAGCTCCCGCGTGCCCACGCTGGCCGAGGCGGTGGAGGAGGCCGAGCGGCGGGCGATCGCCCAGGCCTTGGAGCGCTACGCGATGGACCTGGGCCGCGTGGCCGAGGAACTGGCCATCTCCTCCACCACGCTGTGGCGGAAGATGAAGCGCCTCAACCTCCGTCCACCTGGAGGCGAACATCGGGAGTGA
- a CDS encoding ATP-binding protein, giving the protein MTRNLYNEATLRSLIGNFTNPISVVQDGRIRMANDAYLEMHGLPREQVEGRSFFDFLHPEDLARLRMRYRLREQGALAERDPRRYVLPARPGVGPRELAVHVQEVELEGSGFALLCNHLVLGDRPNELEMAERLVETSAKLVAARSEEAVRRIALEGFQRVGLAARFLVREGERFSPFEGLDEAMAQRALSEARPVFGPFENESTAVYLALGTPSSEVLWVAGSDVRPSYGPVLELFAKVVGAALTDARLLADVERSRWELSSVAEVARFVALPEPPSPQDFLARLSLLVGAEAVLLYASESPEGPWGLVAQVGLEPALAQALPMPREEWLSAEMSARGVVLSSEAEEREWRALSAGRLVRSAAVPLLQGGHPGGLLQVLRGADHPFSSEELRLLGTLAELLMMLLEQRRLRAESARQLADSRLLLDLARTTAATLEVASILDVASDFLVKLLDVSNCFILLHDEQAGVLRGAAASATHRDFFRGLVIPVEDPDSIAARVARDRRSIALPDLSKARGIGRRALVQQLGEKAMLGLPLTSRDQLIGVVLLDDTRRPRLFPTAFIELAEATCGQIALAITNARLYESLWASYAELAAARAEMVKRERLAALGELSAIVAHEVRNPLGAIFNAVASLRHLLKPDGDTAMLLDILAEESDRLDRMVSDLLDYTRPREPIRQLEDVSRMLQDAVEAAWKQQGSPSHITPSIEVEPELPRVPLDRRHIRQVLINMLVNAMQAMPQGGGVRVLARRELHDNREILRIDVEDQGCGIPTELIHRVFEPFFTTKAQGTGLGLAVVKRIIEEHHGELSLESSPGRGTTFSIRLPLNQPTSPP; this is encoded by the coding sequence ATGACGAGGAATCTCTACAACGAGGCGACCCTGCGCAGCCTCATCGGCAATTTCACCAATCCCATCTCCGTGGTCCAGGATGGTCGGATCCGGATGGCCAACGACGCCTACCTGGAGATGCACGGGTTGCCGCGCGAGCAGGTCGAGGGCCGCTCCTTCTTCGACTTCCTCCACCCGGAGGATCTGGCGAGGCTGCGGATGCGCTACCGCCTGCGGGAGCAGGGAGCGCTGGCGGAGAGGGATCCCCGGCGCTACGTGCTCCCGGCGCGTCCGGGCGTGGGGCCGCGGGAGCTGGCGGTGCACGTGCAGGAGGTGGAGCTGGAGGGCAGTGGCTTCGCGCTGCTGTGCAACCACCTGGTGCTGGGCGATCGTCCGAACGAGCTGGAGATGGCCGAGCGCCTGGTGGAGACGTCCGCGAAGCTCGTGGCGGCGCGCTCCGAGGAGGCGGTGCGGCGCATCGCCCTGGAGGGCTTCCAGCGGGTGGGGCTCGCCGCGCGCTTCCTGGTGCGGGAGGGAGAGCGCTTCAGCCCCTTCGAGGGCCTCGATGAGGCGATGGCCCAGCGGGCCCTGTCCGAGGCACGCCCCGTCTTCGGCCCCTTCGAGAACGAGTCCACGGCCGTCTACCTCGCGTTGGGCACCCCGTCGTCGGAGGTGCTGTGGGTGGCGGGCTCGGATGTGCGGCCCTCGTATGGTCCGGTGCTGGAGCTCTTTGCCAAGGTGGTGGGGGCGGCGCTCACGGATGCGCGGCTGTTGGCGGACGTGGAGCGCAGCCGCTGGGAGCTGTCGTCAGTGGCCGAGGTGGCGCGCTTCGTCGCGCTGCCCGAGCCCCCCTCGCCCCAGGACTTCCTCGCGCGGCTGTCCCTGCTGGTGGGGGCGGAGGCCGTGCTGTTGTACGCGTCGGAGTCGCCGGAGGGGCCCTGGGGGCTCGTGGCGCAGGTGGGTCTGGAGCCGGCCCTGGCGCAGGCGCTCCCCATGCCGCGGGAAGAGTGGCTGTCGGCGGAGATGTCGGCTCGGGGCGTGGTGCTCTCCAGCGAGGCGGAGGAGCGCGAGTGGCGTGCGCTGTCCGCGGGCCGTCTGGTGCGGAGCGCGGCGGTGCCGCTGTTGCAAGGAGGCCATCCCGGGGGGCTCCTGCAGGTGCTGCGCGGCGCGGACCATCCCTTCAGCTCGGAGGAGCTGCGGCTGCTGGGCACGCTGGCCGAGCTGTTGATGATGTTGCTGGAGCAGCGCCGCCTGCGGGCCGAGTCCGCGCGCCAGCTCGCCGACTCGCGCCTGCTGTTGGACCTGGCGCGCACCACCGCCGCCACGTTGGAGGTGGCGAGCATCCTGGACGTGGCCTCGGACTTCCTCGTCAAGCTGCTGGACGTGTCCAACTGCTTCATCCTCCTGCATGACGAGCAGGCGGGGGTGCTGCGGGGGGCCGCGGCCTCCGCCACCCATCGGGACTTCTTCCGGGGCCTGGTGATACCGGTGGAGGACCCCGACAGCATCGCGGCGCGCGTGGCGCGCGATCGCCGGTCCATCGCCCTGCCGGACCTGTCGAAGGCCCGGGGCATCGGGCGGCGCGCGCTCGTGCAACAGCTCGGGGAGAAGGCGATGCTGGGGCTGCCGCTCACCTCGCGTGATCAACTCATCGGCGTGGTGTTGCTGGACGATACGCGCCGGCCCCGGCTCTTCCCCACGGCGTTCATCGAACTGGCCGAGGCCACGTGCGGGCAGATTGCCCTGGCCATCACCAACGCGCGTCTGTACGAGTCGCTGTGGGCGTCCTACGCGGAGCTGGCCGCGGCGCGCGCGGAGATGGTCAAGCGCGAGCGCCTGGCGGCCCTGGGCGAGCTGTCGGCCATCGTGGCCCACGAGGTGCGCAATCCCCTGGGCGCCATCTTCAACGCCGTGGCCTCGTTGCGCCACCTGCTCAAGCCGGATGGCGATACGGCCATGCTCCTGGACATCCTCGCGGAGGAGAGTGACCGGTTGGATCGCATGGTGAGCGATCTGCTCGACTACACGCGGCCGCGCGAGCCCATCCGCCAGCTCGAGGACGTGTCGCGCATGCTGCAGGACGCGGTGGAGGCGGCGTGGAAGCAGCAGGGCAGCCCGAGCCACATCACCCCCAGCATCGAAGTGGAGCCGGAGCTGCCCCGGGTGCCGTTGGATCGGCGTCACATCCGCCAGGTGCTCATCAACATGCTGGTCAACGCCATGCAGGCGATGCCCCAGGGCGGCGGGGTGCGGGTGCTCGCCCGCCGCGAGCTGCATGACAACCGGGAAATCCTGCGCATCGACGTGGAGGATCAGGGGTGTGGCATTCCCACCGAGCTCATCCACCGCGTCTTCGAGCCCTTCTTCACCACCAAGGCCCAGGGCACCGGACTGGGGCTCGCGGTGGTCAAGCGCATCATCGAGGAGCACCACGGAGAGCTCTCCTTGGAGAGCTCTCCGGGCCGTGGCACGACCTTCTCCATCCGTCTCCCCCTCAACCAGCCGACGAGTCCGCCGTGA